The Daucus carota subsp. sativus chromosome 9, DH1 v3.0, whole genome shotgun sequence genome window below encodes:
- the LOC108201367 gene encoding uncharacterized protein LOC108201367, translated as MTNLTNLSFVALDISGENYLSWVQDVKLHLGSKKLSNTIKAENTSTVEENFTSIIFLRHHMHEDLKSEYLEVEDPFILWENLKDRFDHQKLVYLPAAENDWANLRLQDFKSVRAYSSALFKISSRLIMCGEVVTEKRKIDKTLSTFHPNNINLAEMYRERKFTKFGDLLSTLLVAEQNHELVIKNHQSRPTGSAPLPEVNNTTFQQNVRGKGHRGGRGHGRYRGRGRGRGHFRPYNSSGHQKWQPETQSKRKAPQGGKTDNLCHKCGMEGHWSRNCYIPQHLVDLYQSSKRSKGKMVETNFANNLDDSLIISSGGISVNGPNESNETPMWEAED; from the coding sequence ATGACAAATCTTACAAACTTGTCGTTCGTTGCGTTGGACATTTCTGGGGAGAATTATTTATCGTGGGTACAAGATGTAAAGTTGCACTTGGGTTCAAAGAAATTAAGCAACACAATAAAGGCAGAAAACACATCCACGGTCGAAGAAAACTTTACCTCTATTATTTTTCTCCGACACCACATGCATGAAGATTTAAAATCTGAGTACCTAGAAGTCGAGGATCCCTTTATTTTATGGGAAAATCTAAAGGACAGGTTCGATCATCAGAAACTAGTTTATCTACCTGCGGCTGAAAATGATTGGGCTAATCTAAGACTTCAAGATTTTAAGAGTGTTCGGGCATATAGCTCTGCCCTATTCAAAATAAGTTCTAGGCTCATTATGTGTGGTGAGGTCGTTACTGAGAAAAGAAAGATCGACAAAACACTATCCACTTTTCATCCCAATAATATCAACTTAGCCGAGATGTACAGGGAGCGGAAGTTTACCAAGTTTGGGGATCTCCTTTCAACCCTCCTTGTTGCCGAGCAGAATCATGAATTGGTGATTAAGAATCATCAATCCCGTCCAACGGGATCTGCCCCTTTACCAGAAGTAAATAACACGACATTCCAGCAGAATGTACGTGGAAAAGGGCATAGAGGTGGACGAGGCCATGGTCGCTACCGTGGACGAGGCCGTGGTCGTGGGCATTTTCGTCCTTATAATAGCTCTGGTCACCAGAAGTGGCAACCTGAAACACAGAGCAAAAGAAAGGCACCACAAGGAGGGAAAACTGACAATTTATGCCACAAGTGTGGAATGGAAGGGCATTGGTCACGTAATTGTTATATCCCACAACATCTTGTTGATTTATATCAGTCATCTAAAAGATCGAAAGGAAAAATGGTGGAAACCAATTTCGCCAACAACTTAGATGATTCTCTTATAATATCAAGTGGGGGAATAAGCGTTAATGGTCCTAATGAATCTAACGAAACTCCCATGTGGGAGGCTGAGGATTAG